The following coding sequences are from one Lycium ferocissimum isolate CSIRO_LF1 chromosome 3, AGI_CSIRO_Lferr_CH_V1, whole genome shotgun sequence window:
- the LOC132050875 gene encoding transcription factor MYB27-like, protein MASQLTMQEEELRRGQWLEEEDERLAMIVAILGERRWDALAKASGLRRSGKSCRLRWLNYLRPNLKNGHITRDEERLIIRLQKHLGNKWSKIAKKLPGRTDNEIKNYWRSHLRKKALIYEQECSGNNTSNSEQKSSSVPSSNSGGSFSEKGDCSSADSLAYSSNEVKLLDWIPSWSYEQSRMEHHMYFCSSYQCSCYSPWTSEDNTSTTWDNS, encoded by the exons ATGGCTTCTCAATTAACCATGCAAGAAGAGGAACTGCGAAGAGGGCAATGGCTCGAAGAGGAAGATGAAAGACTAGCTATGATTGTAGCCATTTTAGGTGAACGTCGTTGGGATGCATTAGCAAAAGCTTCAG GGCTGAGGAGAAGTGGAAAAAGCTGCAGATTGCGATGGCTGAACTACCTCCGCCCAAATCTAAAGAATGGTCATATAACAAGAGATGAAGAACGTTTGATAATTCGACTTCAGAAACATTTGGgaaacaa GTGGTCGAAGATTGCTAAAAAATTGCCTGGAAGAACTGACAATGAAATCAAGAACTACTGGAGAAGTCATCTGAGAAAGAAAGCACTAATTTACGAACAAG AATGCTCTGGAAATAATACGAGTAATTCAGAACAAAAATCATCAAGTGTCCCTTCATCTAACAGTGGTGGCTCTTTTTCTGAAAAAGGTGATTGTTCCTCTGCTGATTCTTTGGCATACTCTTCAAACGAAGTGAAATTATTGGATTGGATTCCAAGTTGGTCATATGAACAAAGCAGAATGGAGCATCATATGTACTTTTGCAGCTCATACCAATGTTCTTGTTATTCTCCATGGACCTCTGAAGACAATACTAGCACTACATgggacaatagttaa